One region of uncultured Sulfurimonas sp. genomic DNA includes:
- the tatB gene encoding Sec-independent protein translocase protein TatB — protein MFGMGFTEILIIAVIAILFLGPDKLPSAMVEVAKFFRSVKKTIGSVKDSLEEEMNVADIKEEALAYKKELLNASNNIKKATDVRANVGASLTNLGDDILGDDLEPAPKKEKKESVKAEKITFEKKNKPKIEKEDATDV, from the coding sequence ATGTTTGGAATGGGTTTTACAGAGATACTCATTATTGCTGTTATCGCCATTTTGTTTCTAGGTCCAGATAAACTTCCTAGTGCAATGGTAGAAGTAGCTAAATTTTTTAGAAGTGTTAAAAAAACTATAGGTTCGGTAAAAGACTCTTTAGAAGAAGAGATGAATGTTGCAGATATAAAAGAAGAAGCTCTAGCTTACAAGAAAGAACTTTTAAATGCTAGCAACAACATAAAAAAGGCAACTGATGTAAGAGCTAATGTAGGGGCTTCTCTTACAAATTTAGGTGATGATATTTTAGGTGATGATTTAGAACCAGCACCTAAAAAAGAGAAAAAAGAGAGTGTAAAAGCAGAAAAAATCACTTTTGAGAAAAAAAATAAACCAAAAATAGAAAAAGAAGACGCTACTGATGTTTGA